The following are encoded together in the Actinoplanes sp. N902-109 genome:
- a CDS encoding NADPH-dependent F420 reductase: MRIGVVAGPGEIGGALADWWTQAGHEVVAHLGDGGPASVREAAGFGDAVLFAPDWAHAHELVDLAGGALAGKPVLDATSPPPAQHGLELLTHWSPRAHWVKAFNTLPVEVLDARRGHDPLLTEFLCTDWPDARQTAAKLVKDLGLAPMYAGGADRAWLTETGPLHLREVDIQDATALLAAALDGTA, from the coding sequence ATGCGGATCGGGGTCGTTGCGGGCCCGGGCGAGATCGGTGGCGCCCTGGCCGACTGGTGGACGCAGGCAGGTCACGAGGTGGTGGCGCATCTGGGCGACGGCGGACCGGCGTCGGTACGGGAGGCCGCCGGGTTCGGCGACGCCGTGCTGTTCGCGCCGGACTGGGCGCACGCGCATGAGCTGGTCGACCTGGCCGGTGGTGCGCTGGCCGGCAAGCCGGTGCTGGACGCGACCAGCCCGCCGCCCGCCCAGCACGGGCTGGAGCTGCTGACCCACTGGTCGCCGCGGGCACACTGGGTGAAGGCGTTCAACACGCTGCCGGTCGAGGTGCTCGACGCCCGGCGTGGGCACGACCCGTTGCTGACCGAGTTCCTGTGCACCGACTGGCCGGACGCCCGCCAGACCGCGGCGAAGCTGGTCAAGGATCTCGGGCTGGCGCCGATGTACGCCGGTGGCGCCGACCGCGCCTGGCTCACCGAGACCGGTCCGCTGCACCTGCGCGAGGTCGACATCCAGGACGCCACGGCCCTGCTGGCCGCCGCGCTCGACGGCACGGCCTGA
- a CDS encoding EAL domain-containing protein — MSAEHPLVERLLTLARQHLGADVAWVSRIADGQQTILSTSGDAAAMHIEGGSVADAAGSYCVRVQAGLLPPVVTDARRDLVTRDLEITGRWGIGSYAGVPWRTPDGGSSGMLCCVSRRAAPELRDAALTYLAVIAGMLGDVLAGATPAPDEREGQVRGLLTGDSLRMVFQPAVRLSDGFPAAVEALARFDSAAFPTPDRAFAAAARFGLGVELEHLAVRRALARLPELGADTMMCVNLSAEALLDGRVQETLLAHADRHIGLELTEHTPVTDYLAVISVTERLRAAGVRIVVDDAGAGYASLNHILQLKPDIIKLDVGLVRGIDSDAARQALARSLVVFAGDIDAALVAEGIETPAELAMLRRLGVGYGQGFLLARPAALRAALASPVLRG, encoded by the coding sequence GTGAGCGCTGAACATCCCCTGGTCGAGCGGCTGCTGACGCTCGCGCGACAGCACCTGGGAGCCGATGTCGCGTGGGTCTCGCGGATCGCCGACGGGCAGCAGACGATCCTGTCCACCAGCGGTGACGCGGCGGCCATGCACATCGAGGGCGGCTCGGTTGCCGACGCCGCCGGCTCCTATTGCGTACGGGTCCAGGCCGGGCTGCTGCCCCCGGTGGTGACCGACGCCCGCCGCGACCTGGTGACCCGGGACCTGGAGATCACCGGCCGGTGGGGGATCGGTTCGTACGCCGGGGTGCCCTGGCGCACGCCCGACGGCGGGTCCTCCGGCATGCTGTGCTGCGTCAGCCGCCGGGCCGCACCGGAGCTCCGGGATGCCGCGCTGACCTACCTCGCCGTGATCGCCGGGATGCTGGGCGACGTGCTCGCCGGGGCCACGCCCGCGCCGGACGAGCGCGAGGGACAGGTGCGCGGGCTGCTCACCGGCGACTCGCTGCGCATGGTGTTCCAGCCCGCGGTGCGGCTGAGCGACGGCTTCCCGGCGGCCGTGGAGGCGCTGGCCCGCTTCGACAGCGCGGCCTTCCCCACCCCGGACCGGGCGTTCGCCGCCGCGGCCCGCTTCGGCCTGGGCGTCGAGCTGGAGCACCTGGCGGTGCGGCGGGCGCTGGCCCGGCTGCCCGAGCTGGGCGCGGACACGATGATGTGCGTCAACCTGTCCGCCGAGGCGCTGCTCGACGGGCGGGTGCAGGAGACGCTGCTGGCGCATGCCGACCGGCACATCGGCCTGGAACTGACCGAGCACACCCCGGTCACCGACTATCTCGCGGTCATCTCGGTGACCGAGCGGCTGCGTGCCGCCGGGGTGCGCATCGTGGTCGACGACGCGGGCGCCGGCTACGCCAGCCTCAACCACATCCTGCAGCTCAAGCCGGACATCATCAAGCTGGACGTGGGCCTGGTGCGCGGCATCGACAGCGACGCGGCCCGCCAGGCGCTGGCCCGCTCGCTGGTGGTCTTCGCCGGCGACATCGACGCCGCGCTGGTCGCCGAGGGCATCGAGACCCCGGCCGAGCTGGCCATGCTGCGCCGCCTCGGGGTCGGCTACGGCCAGGGCTTCCTGCTGGCCCGCCCGGCCGCCCTGCGCGCCGCCCTGGCCAGCCCGGTGCTGCGCGGCTGA